One window of Zhongshania sp. R06B22 genomic DNA carries:
- the rpoB gene encoding DNA-directed RNA polymerase subunit beta produces the protein MAYSYTEKKRIRKDFGKMPHVMDVPYLLAIQLDSYKKFTQQGVPAAERGEHGLHAAFKSIFPIASYSGNAALEYVDYVLGVPAFDVNECQLRGVTYSVPLRVKVRLIIYDRESANKSIKDIKEQEVYMGEIPLMTENGTFVINGTERVIVSQLHRSPGVFFDHDRGKTHSSGKLLYSARIIPYRGSWLDFEFDPKDQVFVRIDRRRKLPATILLRALGMAAEEILDLFYDVNTFKVAKKGGFTIQLIAERLRGEVATFDICAKNGEVIVETGRRITARHIRQIEKANLTQLQVPVEYLIGRALAKDIVDKATGELVFPCNSEITAEILTKLEEMGVETIDTLYTNELDCGPYVSDTLRADPTNSQLEALVEIYRMMRPGEPPTKDSAENLFQNLFFSPERYDLSTVGRMKFNRRIGREEILGAGTLDQSDIVAVMKMLVGIRNGKGIVDDIDHLGNRRIRSVGEMAENQFRVGLVRVERAVKERLSMAESEGLMPQDLINAKPVAAAVKEFFGSSQLSQFMDQNNPLSEITHKRRVSALGPGGLTRERAGFEVRDVHPTHYGRVCPIETPEGPNIGLINSLATYARTNEYGFLESPYRKVLGGKVSDDIEYLSAINEAEEVIAQASAAMNDKGELTDEMVAVRHMNEFTVMPPEKVTYMDVSPKQVVSVAASLIPFLEHDDANRALMGSNMQRQAVPTLKADKPLVGTGFERYVASDSGVCVVARRGGVIDSVDSSRIVVRVNNDEVQPGQPPVDIYNLTKYTRSNQNTCINQRPIVSEGHDVVRGDILADGPSVDMGELALGQNMRIAFMPWNGYNFEDSILVSERVVKEDRFTTIHIQELTCIARDTKLGPEEISSDIPNVGEGALANLDESGIVYIGAEVGAGDILVGKVTPKGETQLTPEEKLLRAIFGEKASDVKDTSLRVPTSTKGTVIDVQVFTRDGLEKDKRALEIEKMQLDQFRKDLNEEYRIVEEATFVRLADALDGKKILSGPGMKKGDELSAAALEEIKKDDWFKLRMADEPLNAALEDADKQLVEHRKTLEERFENKRRKLTTGDDLAPGVLKIVKVYLAIKRRIQPGDKMAGRHGNKGVISVIMPVEDMPFDENGEPVDIVLNPLGVPSRMNVGQVLETHLGLAAKGLGNKIDAMIREQRKIAEVRGFLGEIYNDGAGRHEDLDSFSDEAIMDLAKNLRGGVPMATQVFDGADEGEIKSLLKLAGLPESGQLKLCDGRTGLEFDRPVTVGYMYMLKLNHLVDDKMHARSTGSYSLVTQQPLGGKAQFGGQRFGEMEVWALEAYGAAYTLQEMLTVKSDDVNGRTKMYKNIVDGDQRMEPGMPESFNVLVKEIRSLGINIELDTE, from the coding sequence ATGGCTTACTCGTACACTGAGAAAAAACGTATCCGCAAGGATTTTGGCAAGATGCCGCATGTCATGGACGTGCCCTATCTCCTTGCGATTCAGCTGGATTCCTACAAGAAGTTTACGCAGCAAGGTGTTCCTGCTGCTGAGCGCGGCGAACACGGTTTGCACGCTGCTTTTAAATCAATATTCCCGATAGCGAGTTATTCTGGTAACGCTGCGCTTGAGTACGTCGATTACGTGCTCGGCGTGCCGGCATTTGACGTGAACGAATGCCAGCTTCGCGGCGTAACGTATTCTGTGCCGTTGCGGGTTAAGGTTCGCTTGATCATTTATGATCGCGAGTCAGCAAATAAAAGCATTAAAGATATCAAAGAGCAAGAAGTCTACATGGGTGAAATTCCCCTGATGACTGAAAACGGTACCTTCGTAATTAACGGCACTGAACGCGTTATCGTTTCTCAGTTACACCGTTCGCCAGGTGTGTTTTTTGACCATGATCGTGGTAAAACCCACTCCTCAGGCAAGCTCTTATATTCTGCGCGAATCATTCCCTATCGTGGTTCGTGGCTCGATTTTGAATTTGATCCAAAGGATCAGGTGTTTGTCCGTATTGACCGTCGTCGTAAATTGCCGGCAACGATCCTGTTGCGCGCCTTGGGCATGGCTGCAGAAGAAATTCTGGACCTGTTCTATGACGTCAACACGTTTAAGGTGGCCAAGAAAGGCGGCTTTACGATACAGCTGATTGCTGAACGTCTGCGTGGTGAAGTCGCCACTTTCGATATCTGCGCTAAAAATGGCGAAGTCATTGTCGAAACTGGTCGCCGGATTACGGCGCGCCATATTCGCCAGATTGAAAAAGCAAATCTTACTCAGCTACAGGTGCCTGTTGAATACCTGATTGGTCGTGCCTTGGCGAAGGACATTGTCGACAAAGCAACTGGCGAATTGGTGTTCCCATGTAATAGTGAAATAACAGCAGAGATTCTGACTAAGCTTGAAGAGATGGGCGTCGAGACAATTGACACGCTTTATACCAACGAGCTTGATTGCGGTCCCTACGTTAGTGACACGCTGCGTGCAGATCCAACCAATAGTCAGTTAGAGGCATTGGTAGAAATCTACCGTATGATGCGTCCAGGCGAGCCACCGACTAAAGACTCGGCGGAAAATCTGTTCCAGAACTTGTTCTTCTCACCTGAGCGCTACGATCTTTCGACTGTTGGTCGAATGAAGTTTAACCGCCGCATTGGTCGTGAAGAAATTTTGGGTGCAGGTACGCTGGACCAGAGCGACATTGTTGCTGTCATGAAAATGCTAGTTGGCATTCGTAATGGTAAAGGCATTGTCGATGACATCGATCATCTCGGTAACCGTCGTATCCGTTCGGTTGGCGAGATGGCTGAGAACCAATTCCGAGTTGGTTTGGTTCGTGTAGAGCGCGCAGTCAAAGAGCGTCTCTCCATGGCTGAAAGCGAAGGCTTAATGCCGCAGGATTTGATTAATGCCAAGCCGGTTGCCGCGGCCGTGAAAGAATTTTTTGGTTCTTCACAGCTGTCGCAGTTTATGGACCAAAACAACCCGCTTTCGGAAATCACCCACAAACGTCGTGTCTCGGCGCTTGGACCTGGTGGTTTGACGCGCGAACGCGCCGGCTTCGAAGTCCGCGATGTTCACCCGACTCACTACGGTCGTGTTTGCCCTATCGAAACACCGGAAGGACCGAACATTGGCTTGATTAACTCTTTGGCGACCTATGCGCGTACCAATGAGTATGGCTTTCTAGAAAGTCCTTACCGCAAGGTATTGGGTGGCAAGGTAAGCGATGATATAGAGTACTTGTCAGCCATCAACGAAGCTGAAGAGGTTATCGCTCAGGCTTCCGCGGCAATGAATGACAAAGGCGAGTTGACAGACGAGATGGTTGCGGTTCGTCACATGAACGAATTCACCGTAATGCCGCCGGAAAAAGTAACCTACATGGACGTTTCGCCCAAGCAGGTTGTTTCGGTTGCAGCGTCGTTGATTCCGTTCCTAGAGCACGATGATGCTAACCGCGCACTGATGGGTTCGAACATGCAGCGTCAAGCGGTGCCGACACTCAAGGCAGACAAGCCTTTAGTGGGTACAGGGTTTGAGCGTTATGTAGCGTCTGACTCCGGTGTGTGTGTTGTTGCGCGCCGTGGTGGTGTGATTGATAGCGTGGACTCGTCGCGTATTGTTGTGCGTGTTAACAATGACGAAGTTCAGCCCGGCCAGCCGCCGGTCGATATTTACAACTTAACGAAATACACCCGTTCTAACCAGAACACCTGTATTAATCAGCGTCCAATCGTGAGCGAAGGCCACGACGTGGTGCGCGGTGATATTCTTGCCGATGGTCCATCTGTCGACATGGGCGAGCTAGCGCTCGGTCAGAATATGCGTATCGCCTTTATGCCGTGGAATGGTTATAACTTCGAAGACTCGATCTTGGTGTCTGAGCGCGTTGTAAAAGAAGATCGCTTTACTACTATTCACATTCAAGAGCTAACGTGTATTGCCCGTGATACGAAGCTTGGGCCAGAAGAAATATCTTCTGATATTCCTAATGTGGGTGAGGGTGCGCTAGCCAATCTGGATGAGTCTGGCATTGTATACATTGGTGCAGAAGTTGGTGCCGGTGATATTCTGGTTGGTAAGGTCACGCCAAAAGGTGAGACCCAGCTGACACCGGAAGAAAAACTCCTACGAGCTATCTTCGGTGAGAAAGCGTCAGACGTAAAAGATACGTCGCTACGCGTTCCAACTAGCACCAAGGGCACGGTTATCGACGTTCAGGTCTTCACTCGTGATGGTCTGGAAAAAGATAAGCGCGCCCTAGAAATTGAAAAAATGCAGCTCGATCAATTCCGTAAGGACTTGAACGAAGAGTACCGCATTGTTGAAGAGGCCACGTTTGTGCGCTTGGCTGACGCTCTGGATGGTAAGAAAATCCTTAGCGGTCCCGGTATGAAAAAGGGCGACGAGTTATCAGCAGCGGCCCTTGAAGAAATTAAAAAGGACGACTGGTTCAAGTTGCGTATGGCCGATGAGCCATTAAACGCTGCTTTAGAAGATGCTGACAAACAGTTGGTCGAGCATCGCAAGACGCTTGAAGAGCGTTTTGAAAACAAGAGACGCAAGCTGACTACCGGCGATGATCTAGCGCCTGGCGTGCTGAAAATCGTTAAAGTTTATTTGGCGATCAAACGTCGTATTCAGCCAGGCGATAAGATGGCTGGTCGTCACGGTAACAAAGGGGTTATCTCGGTTATTATGCCGGTTGAAGATATGCCTTTTGATGAAAATGGCGAGCCGGTAGATATTGTATTGAACCCACTGGGTGTTCCTTCGCGGATGAACGTTGGTCAGGTTCTCGAGACGCATCTTGGCTTAGCAGCTAAAGGCTTGGGCAATAAGATCGATGCCATGATTCGCGAGCAGCGTAAAATCGCTGAAGTCCGTGGATTCTTGGGCGAAATCTATAACGACGGTGCAGGTCGTCATGAAGATCTAGATAGTTTCAGCGATGAGGCGATTATGGATCTGGCGAAGAATCTGCGCGGTGGTGTGCCCATGGCAACGCAAGTATTTGATGGCGCTGATGAAGGCGAAATCAAAAGTTTGCTGAAGCTTGCTGGTCTTCCAGAAAGCGGTCAGTTAAAGCTTTGCGACGGTCGTACCGGTTTGGAGTTTGATCGCCCGGTAACGGTTGGTTACATGTACATGCTGAAACTGAACCATTTGGTCGACGACAAGATGCATGCACGTTCAACTGGTTCGTACAGTTTGGTTACGCAACAGCCACTAGGCGGTAAAGCGCAGTTCGGTGGTCAGCGTTTCGGTGAGATGGAAGTGTGGGCCTTGGAAGCATACGGCGCCGCTTACACCTTGCAGGAAATGCTGACTGTTAAGTCGGATGATGTGAATGGTCGTACCAAAATGTATAAAAACATTGTTGATGGCGACCAGCGTATGGAGCCGGGCATGCCCGAGTCTTTCAATGTACTGGTCAAAGAGATCCGCTCACTCGGTATTAATATCGAGCTGGACACGGAATAA
- the rplL gene encoding 50S ribosomal protein L7/L12: MALSQDDILNAIAEMSVMDVVGLIEAMEEKFGVTAAAAVAAAPAAAAEGGAAAEEQTEFDVVLTAVGEKKVNVIKAVRTITGLGLKEAKELVDGAPSTIKEGASKADADTAKAALEEAGASAELK; this comes from the coding sequence ATGGCTCTGTCACAAGACGATATTTTGAATGCAATCGCTGAAATGAGCGTAATGGACGTAGTTGGTCTAATCGAAGCAATGGAAGAGAAGTTTGGCGTTACTGCAGCTGCTGCAGTTGCTGCAGCTCCTGCTGCCGCTGCTGAAGGCGGCGCTGCCGCTGAAGAACAAACCGAGTTTGACGTTGTTCTGACCGCTGTTGGTGAGAAGAAAGTTAACGTGATCAAAGCAGTACGTACGATCACTGGTTTGGGCTTGAAAGAAGCGAAAGAATTGGTAGATGGCGCGCCATCTACTATTAAAGAAGGCGCTTCTAAGGCTGATGCAGACACAGCTAAAGCAGCACTTGAAGAAGCAGGCGCTAGCGCCGAGCTTAAGTAG
- the rplJ gene encoding 50S ribosomal protein L10 yields MALRLDDKKAIVADVNETAASALSLVIADARGCTVGQMTELRKLARDSQVTVRVVRNTLAKIALKGTEFECAEEAFKGPSLLAFSMADPGAAARIFKDFAKDHAKFEVKALAVSGQLMGADQLDVLAKLPTRDQALSMLMSVMQAPATKLVRTMNEVPGKLVRTLAAVREQKEAA; encoded by the coding sequence GTGGCATTAAGACTCGACGACAAAAAGGCGATAGTAGCTGACGTTAACGAGACTGCCGCTAGTGCATTGTCATTGGTTATTGCTGACGCCCGCGGGTGTACAGTAGGCCAAATGACTGAGCTGCGCAAATTAGCGCGTGATTCCCAAGTGACCGTACGAGTTGTGCGGAATACTTTGGCGAAAATTGCGTTAAAAGGAACTGAATTCGAGTGCGCAGAAGAGGCCTTTAAGGGGCCTTCTCTGCTGGCATTTTCGATGGCAGATCCTGGCGCTGCAGCTCGTATCTTCAAAGATTTTGCGAAAGATCATGCGAAATTTGAAGTTAAGGCACTTGCGGTCAGTGGCCAATTGATGGGTGCAGATCAGTTGGATGTACTGGCTAAGTTGCCGACCCGCGACCAAGCGCTGTCTATGTTGATGAGCGTTATGCAAGCACCGGCAACCAAACTGGTACGTACAATGAACGAAGTCCCAGGAAAATTGGTTCGTACATTAGCTGCCGTTCGCGAGCAGAAAGAAGCTGCGTAA
- the rplA gene encoding 50S ribosomal protein L1, whose protein sequence is MAKLTKRQKAINEKVVAGKQYSFEDAVALLKDVSVVKFPEAIDVAINLGIDARKSDQAVRGATTLPNGTGKTVRVAVFTQGENAEKAKAAGADFVGMDDLAEQVKGGMMDFDVVVASPDAMRVVGQLGQVLGPRGLMPNPKTGTVTADVETAVKNAKAGQVRYRTDKNGIIHGAIGTISFEAGVLKENLEALLGDLRKAKPSSAKGVYMKKITLSSTMGPGIVIDQASLALK, encoded by the coding sequence ATGGCTAAGCTAACTAAGCGCCAAAAGGCAATTAACGAAAAAGTCGTTGCCGGTAAGCAATACAGTTTTGAAGATGCGGTGGCGTTATTGAAAGACGTCTCGGTAGTTAAGTTCCCAGAAGCGATTGATGTTGCAATTAATCTAGGCATCGATGCGCGCAAATCGGATCAAGCGGTTCGCGGTGCAACTACTCTGCCAAACGGTACAGGTAAAACTGTTCGTGTTGCAGTTTTCACCCAAGGTGAAAATGCTGAGAAAGCAAAAGCGGCCGGTGCAGACTTTGTCGGCATGGACGATCTTGCTGAGCAAGTGAAAGGTGGCATGATGGATTTCGATGTTGTTGTTGCGTCTCCAGATGCAATGCGCGTTGTGGGCCAGTTGGGTCAGGTTCTTGGTCCACGTGGCCTGATGCCTAACCCTAAGACTGGTACTGTAACTGCAGATGTTGAAACTGCAGTGAAAAATGCTAAAGCGGGTCAGGTTCGCTACCGTACAGATAAAAACGGCATCATCCACGGCGCTATCGGGACAATTTCTTTCGAAGCGGGCGTGTTAAAGGAAAATCTAGAGGCCTTGTTGGGAGACTTGCGTAAAGCTAAGCCATCCTCAGCTAAAGGCGTCTACATGAAGAAAATCACACTTTCTTCAACGATGGGCCCTGGTATCGTTATCGATCAGGCAAGCCTGGCGTTAAAATAA